One Calditrichia bacterium DNA window includes the following coding sequences:
- a CDS encoding pullulanase, with translation MVKAQQFIENVEWSKLQGPQLAQIKFEKKVTGDTLKSVRLDPPIAIDKIEIDADLVNIYSKMPFRLDTHYHVIFPDGTRHFLVPDGILDDLYSEKPLGCRMENNRLIFRLFAPRAKWVKLVLFDQHDAQSGDEFLMKRDADGVWEFADSQNRPLAGKYYGYRVHGPQGNGEMFDSTLVLADPYSQAVVSQNHFTHPAKTLILPKNEPFDWENTQRVDISPRDLIVYEMHVRDMTAHPTSGVAAELRGSYTGLVNENQRGGLPYLKNLGINAVELLPVQDFGNIEIPYRDSTIAGYPTNTWNPYARNHWGYMTSYFFAPESYYASGGNMRPGEYNGTDGRQVREFKEMVKAFHSNQIAVILDVVYNHVSQYDHNPYKYIDKFYYFRLKPNCDFESASGCGNDFKTERPMARRMIVESVLHWMKEYRIDGFRFDLAAMIDWGTIEAIRNAARKINPNVHLIAEPWGGGGYAPATFSEYGWGSWNDQIRNGFKGWNPHDDAGFIFGKWKNGVTQQSLQNYVMGTLREYGGLFLEVGHAINYLESHDDHTLGDFIRLALGEVREDTVITDVDAHAKLSPAQLKTNKLAAMALLTSQGGIMLHSGQEFARSKVIAKTDVPDLNIGKIDHNSYDKDNETNWLNYDHADANAVLIDYYRGLIDIRKSYSAFRHANPENIRFLGTNDPLLLAYEITVPGQNFLVVLNGNSEKNHRFTLPPGDWVVMADAETVHAEMPKPHTGLTIAISATSGVILKRIR, from the coding sequence GTGGTTAAAGCACAGCAATTTATAGAAAATGTTGAATGGTCAAAGCTACAGGGTCCTCAGTTAGCCCAGATAAAATTTGAAAAAAAAGTAACCGGCGATACGCTAAAATCGGTTCGTCTTGATCCGCCGATAGCAATTGACAAGATTGAAATCGACGCGGATTTGGTGAATATTTATTCAAAAATGCCGTTTCGGCTGGATACGCACTATCATGTAATTTTCCCCGACGGAACCCGCCATTTTTTGGTGCCTGACGGTATTTTGGATGATCTGTATTCCGAAAAACCATTGGGCTGCCGGATGGAAAATAACCGGTTAATTTTCCGGTTGTTTGCGCCGCGCGCCAAATGGGTAAAACTGGTGCTGTTTGACCAGCACGATGCGCAATCGGGTGATGAATTTCTGATGAAACGCGATGCCGATGGTGTTTGGGAATTCGCAGATTCGCAGAATCGGCCACTGGCTGGCAAATATTACGGCTATCGTGTTCACGGTCCGCAGGGCAATGGCGAGATGTTCGATTCCACGCTGGTGTTGGCTGATCCGTACAGCCAAGCAGTTGTTTCGCAAAACCATTTCACACACCCGGCAAAAACGCTGATTCTTCCCAAAAATGAGCCGTTTGATTGGGAAAACACCCAACGAGTAGATATTTCACCACGCGATTTGATTGTTTACGAAATGCACGTACGCGATATGACTGCGCACCCAACCTCGGGTGTTGCGGCAGAATTGCGCGGCAGTTACACCGGATTGGTAAATGAAAATCAACGCGGTGGATTGCCGTATTTGAAAAATCTCGGCATCAACGCGGTGGAGTTGCTGCCGGTGCAGGATTTTGGCAATATCGAAATTCCCTATCGCGACAGCACCATTGCGGGCTACCCGACCAATACATGGAATCCCTATGCCCGCAACCACTGGGGCTATATGACCAGCTATTTTTTCGCGCCGGAATCGTATTACGCCAGCGGCGGAAATATGCGGCCCGGTGAATACAACGGCACAGACGGGCGGCAGGTTCGCGAATTTAAAGAGATGGTGAAAGCGTTTCATAGCAATCAAATTGCGGTAATTCTGGATGTGGTTTACAATCACGTTTCGCAATACGACCACAATCCATACAAATATATCGATAAATTTTATTATTTCCGGCTGAAGCCAAATTGTGATTTCGAAAGCGCCAGCGGTTGCGGAAACGATTTCAAAACCGAACGCCCGATGGCCCGGCGTATGATTGTCGAAAGTGTGCTGCATTGGATGAAAGAATATCGCATTGATGGATTCCGCTTCGATTTGGCTGCGATGATCGATTGGGGAACTATCGAAGCAATCCGCAATGCGGCGCGGAAAATCAACCCGAATGTGCATCTGATTGCCGAGCCGTGGGGCGGTGGCGGCTACGCACCGGCAACGTTTTCTGAATACGGCTGGGGATCGTGGAACGACCAGATTCGCAACGGATTCAAAGGCTGGAATCCACACGACGATGCAGGGTTTATTTTCGGGAAGTGGAAAAACGGCGTTACGCAGCAATCCCTGCAAAATTATGTGATGGGTACGCTGCGCGAATACGGCGGATTATTTCTGGAAGTGGGGCACGCCATCAACTATCTGGAATCGCACGATGACCACACGCTCGGCGATTTTATCCGGTTGGCGCTCGGCGAAGTTCGCGAAGATACCGTCATTACCGACGTGGACGCACATGCAAAATTGTCACCTGCGCAATTGAAAACCAACAAACTGGCTGCGATGGCATTGCTCACGAGTCAAGGTGGAATAATGCTGCATTCCGGACAGGAATTTGCCCGCAGCAAAGTGATCGCCAAAACCGATGTGCCCGATCTGAACATCGGGAAAATTGACCACAACAGCTATGATAAAGACAATGAAACCAACTGGTTAAATTACGATCACGCCGATGCGAATGCCGTGCTGATCGACTACTATCGCGGATTGATTGACATTCGCAAAAGCTATTCCGCATTCCGACATGCAAACCCGGAAAACATCCGCTTTTTGGGCACAAACGATCCGTTACTGCTGGCATACGAAATCACCGTGCCGGGGCAAAATTTTTTGGTAGTGCTCAACGGCAATTCCGAAAAAAACCATCGGTTTACCTTGCCGCCAGGTGATTGGGTGGTAATGGCAGATGCCGAAACCGTGCATGCGGAAATGCCGAAACCGCATACCGGATTAACAATTGCAATTTCCGCAACCAGCGGTGTCATTTTAAAACGGATTCGGTAA
- a CDS encoding T9SS type A sorting domain-containing protein, with product MNLKSIFLLLFSCQIFAQTWDFQREVTPFPVLNDLGVPYQQPFFGGLNAPSHQFLDIDGDNDADLFVQDRANHLIFFRNGGTPNTPEFQWETDEFGDLFVGSWFKFADVDLDGDFDLFAENPFGIIRYFQNTGTATAANFVISADTLRDETGEAIIVDGPSVPEWADMYCANRLDLFLGRISGYTTEYRFLGFDSNNVPIYRHITDTFENLQILTGGGRNTTAPADDRHGANSLTFLDIDDDGDLDLFWGDFFANSIIFIENTGNCGNPNFETANIVEEFPPVDPVDTGGFNIPRFADIDGDGDADMFVSVFGGSGSFVTDKEANFYFYENGGDATSPDFALQTKDFVNSIDIGQNTIPAFADIDNDGDLDMFLSNQVDIDAPGQSNSRLHFFENTGTATAPVFELKDENYLNFDNPLFGSNYAPAFTDIDADSDFDLFLGQWDGKINFWRNDGSANIAQLTLIDANFGSIDIGSNSTPTFADIDADGDADLFIGEVSGNLNFYRNTGTPQNAVFELVTNEFAGINLGFQQYTFPKFADVDRDGDLDLLLGSESLGTFLYRNNGTPQNADFVQDNSFSLPIHLHNSPDPVDIDGDGDLDLVIGVDGGGVVFYKNLEFSVGISPETGTQFPTTVHLLDNYPNPFNPSTTIVYDISTNGSGHHSIAIFNILGEAIREWQFANDAPRIRREIRWDATDASGNPVSSGIYLLQIRSANAMQTIKILLTR from the coding sequence ATGAACCTAAAATCGATTTTTCTCCTGTTATTTTCCTGCCAAATTTTTGCCCAAACATGGGATTTTCAACGCGAAGTTACGCCATTTCCGGTGCTCAACGACCTCGGCGTTCCCTACCAACAGCCATTTTTTGGCGGGCTGAATGCGCCATCGCACCAGTTTTTGGACATCGACGGCGATAACGACGCGGATTTGTTTGTGCAGGATCGCGCCAATCACCTCATTTTTTTTCGCAACGGCGGCACGCCAAACACACCGGAATTTCAGTGGGAAACCGATGAATTTGGAGATCTGTTCGTCGGTTCGTGGTTCAAATTTGCCGACGTCGATCTCGATGGCGATTTCGATCTGTTTGCCGAAAATCCTTTCGGTATCATTCGCTATTTCCAAAATACCGGCACCGCAACCGCCGCAAATTTCGTGATTTCCGCGGACACGCTGCGCGATGAAACCGGCGAAGCGATCATCGTGGACGGACCGAGCGTTCCCGAATGGGCGGATATGTATTGTGCCAACCGGCTCGATCTGTTTTTGGGACGAATTAGCGGCTATACCACAGAATACCGTTTTTTGGGCTTTGATTCAAACAATGTGCCGATTTACCGGCACATCACCGATACATTTGAAAATCTGCAAATTTTAACCGGCGGCGGACGCAACACAACCGCACCTGCAGATGACCGTCACGGCGCCAATTCACTCACATTTCTGGACATCGACGACGATGGCGACCTCGATTTGTTTTGGGGCGATTTTTTCGCAAACAGCATTATTTTCATAGAAAACACCGGAAATTGCGGTAACCCGAATTTTGAAACAGCAAATATTGTTGAGGAATTTCCGCCGGTCGATCCGGTCGATACCGGCGGTTTCAACATTCCGCGATTCGCGGATATCGACGGCGACGGCGACGCCGATATGTTCGTAAGTGTGTTCGGCGGCTCCGGCTCGTTTGTGACCGACAAAGAGGCGAATTTCTATTTTTACGAAAATGGCGGCGATGCAACATCGCCCGATTTTGCACTGCAAACCAAAGATTTTGTGAACAGCATCGACATCGGGCAAAACACCATTCCTGCATTTGCAGACATCGATAACGATGGCGATTTGGATATGTTTTTGTCCAATCAGGTGGATATCGACGCCCCGGGGCAATCGAACAGCCGGCTGCATTTTTTCGAAAATACCGGCACCGCAACCGCGCCCGTTTTCGAATTAAAAGATGAAAATTACCTCAATTTCGACAACCCGCTTTTCGGTAGCAATTACGCGCCGGCATTTACGGATATCGATGCGGATAGCGATTTCGATTTATTTTTGGGGCAGTGGGACGGCAAAATCAACTTCTGGCGAAACGACGGATCCGCCAACATTGCGCAACTTACGCTGATCGATGCAAATTTTGGGAGCATCGATATCGGCAGCAACAGCACACCCACATTTGCGGATATCGACGCGGACGGTGATGCGGACCTGTTCATCGGCGAAGTGAGCGGGAACCTCAATTTTTACCGGAACACCGGAACGCCGCAAAACGCGGTTTTCGAGCTGGTTACGAACGAGTTTGCCGGAATCAATCTCGGTTTTCAGCAATATACTTTTCCCAAGTTTGCGGATGTTGATCGCGATGGCGATCTCGATTTGCTGCTCGGCAGCGAGTCGCTCGGCACGTTTTTGTATCGCAATAACGGCACGCCACAAAACGCTGATTTTGTGCAGGACAACAGTTTCAGCCTGCCAATTCATTTGCACAATTCACCCGATCCGGTGGATATCGATGGCGATGGCGATCTCGATTTAGTGATTGGCGTGGATGGCGGCGGGGTTGTTTTCTACAAAAATCTGGAATTTTCGGTGGGTATTTCCCCCGAAACCGGAACGCAATTTCCGACGACAGTTCATTTGCTGGACAATTATCCCAACCCGTTTAATCCGTCCACAACCATCGTTTACGACATTTCGACAAACGGCAGCGGACATCATTCGATCGCCATTTTCAATATTTTAGGTGAGGCGATTCGGGAATGGCAGTTCGCCAACGATGCACCGCGCATTCGCCGCGAAATCCGGTGGGATGCGACCGATGCTTCCGGCAATCCCGTTTCCAGCGGCATTTATTTGTTGCAAATTCGTTCCGCCAACGCGATGCAAACCATAAAAATCTTGCTCACGCGCTAA
- a CDS encoding AAA family ATPase: MQGNDSQEIFSLLLRIVKRRKWLILASLLALMTPIVIYNEITPPVYEASTMLVFEEFSNPVDNFDYEVSKEVFFNNQIEEIKSYSFNKDILLSLPKDVVQRLGMPEEGSTLFDTTEYRVLKIQKALSATPIKGSNIVRIGYQSKDKELCKFIANAAADALKNRNAELKREGVGGVRRYIEEQVQQYKSQLDESEMALREFKEANNITSVDQEGEELQRRLTEAEISYNSVRTQRGALEKRLSGLNEQLTSQKKDLVPAITDIGSPWAQRLRERLIDLNTQYMELKAQGYPDDHPKMRDLSSNINKVKTELKEKALKIAQGEVGANPITQIEKLIEETISLQIELESLKAQERELNSFIQGYQTQLGTLPTKEFTLAKLNRDRDVSRKIYLMLLERLEEAKISEADQNQNIRIIDRAQIPKEPISPQKKLNLAVGILLGLMVGGALAFFLEMRNTTVDTPEDVERIAKVSVIGTIPNINTFSKGKFKQNTLFQNERDQKNERIYRALISNLEPNTVIAESYRMLRSNLQFLGVGKQYKTVLATSLGPGDGKTTTLSNLAISFAAFGHKTLLIDADLRIPQIHNFFGMERERGVTDLLQSLNELDEFVANPVHRHESSSNGSTGNSIDALKRKNQQTQEEKLFDLQALFQDANRTTGIKNLNFMPSGKKMDYPKEFVSTGPMPIILQKFQHRFNVILVDSAPLLLVDDTLMMSSIVDAVILVVHPNKYDHEMLLKAKKMLEQANANLIGLVFNNLEVQGQYKKYYSEYAERV; encoded by the coding sequence ATGCAAGGTAACGACTCTCAAGAAATTTTTTCATTACTCTTACGAATCGTAAAGCGACGTAAGTGGCTAATTTTAGCCAGTCTTTTGGCATTGATGACACCTATCGTTATATACAATGAAATTACGCCACCTGTCTATGAAGCCAGCACAATGCTGGTGTTTGAGGAATTCTCCAATCCGGTTGATAATTTCGATTACGAAGTATCGAAAGAGGTGTTTTTCAACAACCAAATTGAAGAAATAAAAAGCTACTCATTCAATAAAGATATTTTGTTATCGTTGCCAAAAGATGTCGTACAGCGGCTTGGGATGCCCGAAGAAGGTAGCACCCTTTTCGACACAACAGAATACCGCGTGCTGAAAATTCAAAAAGCACTTTCGGCAACCCCGATAAAAGGTTCAAACATCGTTCGCATTGGTTATCAATCGAAAGATAAAGAGTTGTGCAAATTTATAGCTAACGCAGCCGCAGATGCTTTAAAAAACCGTAATGCTGAACTTAAACGGGAAGGCGTTGGTGGTGTTCGCCGATATATTGAGGAACAGGTTCAGCAATACAAATCTCAACTCGATGAATCTGAAATGGCTTTGCGGGAGTTTAAAGAAGCAAACAATATTACATCTGTTGACCAGGAAGGCGAAGAATTGCAACGTCGCCTGACAGAAGCCGAGATATCGTACAATTCTGTGAGAACTCAGCGTGGCGCATTGGAAAAACGGTTGTCCGGATTGAATGAACAGTTGACATCGCAAAAGAAAGATCTGGTTCCGGCGATTACCGATATCGGCAGCCCCTGGGCGCAACGGCTTCGCGAACGCCTGATTGACCTGAACACCCAATATATGGAATTAAAAGCGCAGGGTTACCCGGACGACCATCCGAAAATGCGCGATTTGAGCAGTAACATCAACAAAGTTAAAACCGAGCTAAAAGAAAAAGCACTCAAAATTGCCCAGGGTGAAGTTGGCGCAAACCCGATCACCCAGATCGAAAAATTGATTGAAGAAACCATTTCATTACAAATTGAATTGGAATCGCTGAAAGCGCAAGAACGTGAGCTTAATTCGTTTATTCAGGGCTATCAGACGCAATTGGGAACTTTACCGACGAAAGAATTTACGTTGGCCAAGCTCAACCGGGATCGTGATGTGAGCCGGAAAATTTATCTGATGTTGCTGGAACGGCTGGAAGAAGCCAAAATCTCGGAAGCGGATCAAAACCAGAACATCCGGATTATCGACCGTGCCCAAATTCCCAAAGAACCGATCAGCCCTCAGAAAAAGCTGAACCTGGCTGTCGGTATTTTGTTAGGGCTGATGGTTGGCGGTGCGCTGGCATTCTTTTTGGAAATGCGCAATACAACCGTCGATACACCTGAAGATGTGGAAAGAATTGCCAAGGTTTCTGTCATCGGAACGATTCCGAACATCAACACATTTTCCAAAGGTAAGTTCAAACAAAACACCCTTTTCCAAAACGAAAGGGATCAGAAAAACGAGCGAATTTATCGCGCGTTGATATCGAATCTGGAACCCAACACCGTGATCGCGGAATCCTACCGGATGTTGCGTTCGAATCTCCAGTTTTTGGGTGTTGGCAAACAATATAAAACTGTTTTGGCGACCAGCCTGGGCCCCGGAGACGGTAAAACGACGACATTATCAAACCTGGCAATTTCATTTGCCGCATTTGGACATAAAACGTTGCTGATCGATGCGGATTTACGCATCCCCCAAATTCACAACTTTTTTGGAATGGAGCGCGAACGAGGTGTTACGGACTTACTTCAGTCACTGAATGAATTGGATGAATTTGTCGCGAATCCTGTTCATCGGCACGAAAGTTCGTCAAATGGCTCAACGGGCAATTCAATTGACGCTCTGAAGCGCAAAAATCAGCAGACACAGGAAGAAAAACTTTTCGATTTGCAGGCGCTTTTTCAAGACGCCAACCGGACAACCGGCATCAAGAATCTCAATTTTATGCCCAGCGGCAAAAAAATGGACTACCCGAAAGAGTTTGTTTCAACCGGTCCAATGCCGATCATTTTGCAAAAATTCCAACACCGTTTTAATGTAATTCTTGTGGATTCGGCACCGCTGTTATTGGTTGATGATACGTTGATGATGTCCAGTATTGTAGACGCTGTGATTTTGGTTGTGCATCCGAACAAATACGATCATGAAATGCTCCTTAAAGCAAAAAAAATGCTGGAACAAGCGAACGCAAACCTGATCGGATTGGTTTTCAACAACCTCGAAGTTCAGGGTCAATATAAAAAGTATTATTCGGAATACGCGGAACGGGTTTAA
- a CDS encoding YhgN family NAAT transporter, with product MIDSGILSSAVVLFLVMDPLGNVPLFLSLLKDFEPKRRRIIILRELVIALAILLIFLYFGQNLLNFLQLEQESVSIAGGIVLFIIAIRMIFPSRHGIMGESLEGEPFIVPLAIPLIAGPSALATLILMVRSDPTRMTDWLFALMMAWGITAVILLAAPLFYKLLRRRGLAAVERLMGMLLIMISVQMLLNGIKVYLQFLKIS from the coding sequence ATGATTGATTCAGGTATATTATCATCTGCTGTGGTGTTGTTTTTGGTAATGGATCCGTTGGGAAATGTGCCGCTTTTTCTCTCTTTATTAAAAGATTTTGAACCCAAAAGACGCCGGATAATCATTTTGAGAGAGCTGGTGATTGCATTGGCTATCTTGCTGATTTTTCTGTATTTCGGACAAAATTTGCTGAACTTTTTGCAATTGGAGCAGGAATCGGTGAGCATTGCCGGCGGGATCGTTTTGTTCATCATCGCCATCCGGATGATTTTCCCGTCGCGGCATGGTATAATGGGCGAATCGCTTGAAGGTGAGCCGTTTATCGTTCCGTTGGCCATTCCGCTGATTGCCGGACCTTCTGCCCTGGCAACCCTCATATTGATGGTGCGCAGCGATCCTACCCGGATGACCGATTGGCTGTTTGCGCTGATGATGGCATGGGGAATTACGGCCGTCATTTTGCTGGCAGCGCCGCTGTTTTACAAATTATTGCGACGGCGCGGATTGGCGGCGGTAGAGCGTTTAATGGGGATGTTGTTGATTATGATTTCGGTGCAGATGTTGCTGAACGGCATCAAAGTTTATCTTCAGTTTCTGAAAATTTCCTGA
- a CDS encoding sugar transferase, producing the protein MTFYKSLVTLKDPQVLEQFKIITKSKPWYERNSIQIISGEKYLRIKRAIDIVASLFLIILVLPVLLLCAIAIRIDSRGPIFFLQERTGYAGQRFKMLKLRTMREDAELLKAKLMHLNTLQYPDFKIPDDPRITTVGKFLRKTSLDELPQIFNVLIGNMSLIGPRPTSFHPSTYKIWHTVRLEIKPGVTGLWQVTGRGDVEFDERIRLDYAYMQNVSLGLDIRILLRTFTSVLRREGV; encoded by the coding sequence ATGACATTTTATAAAAGCCTGGTCACACTGAAAGACCCGCAGGTTCTCGAACAATTTAAGATCATCACCAAAAGCAAACCGTGGTATGAGCGCAATTCGATCCAGATTATTTCCGGCGAAAAATATTTGCGCATCAAACGGGCAATCGACATTGTCGCTAGTTTGTTTTTGATTATTTTAGTGCTTCCCGTATTGCTGCTGTGCGCCATTGCCATTCGCATCGATTCCCGCGGGCCGATATTTTTCCTGCAGGAAAGAACCGGTTATGCCGGACAACGTTTCAAAATGCTGAAGCTGCGCACCATGCGGGAAGATGCCGAGCTTTTGAAAGCTAAGTTGATGCATTTAAACACCTTACAATATCCGGATTTCAAAATTCCGGATGACCCGCGCATCACAACTGTTGGCAAATTTTTACGGAAAACCAGTTTGGATGAATTGCCGCAAATTTTTAATGTGCTGATCGGCAACATGAGCCTCATCGGTCCCCGCCCGACCTCTTTTCATCCATCAACATACAAAATTTGGCATACTGTCCGGCTGGAAATAAAACCGGGTGTTACCGGTTTATGGCAGGTTACCGGTAGGGGTGATGTCGAATTTGACGAGCGTATTCGATTGGATTACGCTTATATGCAGAATGTTTCGTTGGGGTTGGATATCAGAATTTTATTGCGAACCTTTACCAGCGTTCTCAGACGGGAGGGAGTGTAA
- a CDS encoding SLBB domain-containing protein: MNRNFLLTLLSVMTIWLGNNLLAQESQQYLLGEEQKLQIVVYVLGEVAKPGEYVVSDNTDVVKLIAKAGGTTEFSNIGKVTITRTKSAYDDNSPIRKTQKEIINFSVKDFLSNPASQTPPILQPGDVIFVKRNAWSKWRSAFTVVRDLSVVASAYFLYLRSRD, from the coding sequence ATGAATAGAAATTTTCTGCTGACGCTGCTATCGGTGATGACGATATGGCTAGGTAACAATCTACTCGCACAGGAATCTCAGCAATACCTGTTGGGTGAAGAACAAAAACTGCAAATTGTGGTTTATGTTTTGGGTGAAGTAGCCAAACCGGGCGAATATGTGGTATCGGACAACACAGATGTTGTAAAACTGATTGCCAAAGCCGGTGGAACGACAGAATTTTCTAACATTGGAAAAGTTACTATTACGCGTACGAAATCTGCATATGACGACAATTCTCCCATTCGCAAAACACAAAAAGAGATTATAAACTTTAGTGTTAAAGACTTCCTGTCCAATCCGGCCTCTCAAACTCCTCCGATCCTTCAACCGGGAGATGTAATTTTTGTAAAACGCAATGCCTGGTCCAAATGGCGCAGTGCCTTTACAGTTGTTCGCGACTTATCTGTAGTGGCCAGTGCGTACTTTTTATACCTGAGATCTCGGGATTAA
- a CDS encoding YncE family protein: protein MHRSSVFATFFLLIALFFIGCEKDTTSVGTQPIDYGNITTIDYTKHVQPLLNDYAEMMQDAGVYPTGLQMDSWSNLIKGWEHGEVIIPFDADNSLLVEISTKLSNFNGLDSVKVAFLKRWINEGAKNAAGNVPYSDATNLLYACDQGEALVSIIDADHLVVIRNIDLTDYGYPRSAKPHHLAFSPDGLYWFVSCIDNQVNKVLKFSVADNQLMGEFSTPIPALLDHHPTEDVLYISRFMDLQNPQNAIAAANSQTMQGADGSTGTILLPPSLFIPHAMKINHAGTYVYTASFAEDMFLVVSNSTREFVGAVSLGNDRTPLQVAVTPDDSKAFVACIGTGEIVVMDVSDPENSTVETAVSVGGAPWHGVFNADGSKFYIGNLMMNKFHVINTADYSVQTFGAGNGSDGLVELHGAEIHPDGSRVFFSGRNTTGNYTPAYDFGDNSKSGTVVAINTADNSIEKVIEIENFGSGLRMLSR, encoded by the coding sequence ATGCATCGCTCGTCCGTATTCGCAACTTTTTTTCTGTTGATCGCACTTTTTTTTATTGGATGTGAAAAAGATACCACATCGGTTGGCACACAGCCGATCGATTATGGCAACATCACAACCATAGATTATACAAAGCATGTGCAACCGTTGTTAAACGATTACGCCGAAATGATGCAGGATGCCGGTGTTTATCCCACCGGATTGCAGATGGATTCGTGGTCAAACTTGATCAAAGGCTGGGAACACGGCGAAGTAATTATCCCTTTTGACGCAGATAACAGCCTGCTGGTGGAAATCAGCACCAAGCTCAGTAATTTCAATGGTTTGGATAGCGTAAAAGTTGCATTTTTGAAACGCTGGATCAACGAAGGTGCAAAAAATGCCGCCGGAAATGTGCCGTATTCGGACGCGACAAATTTGCTGTATGCCTGCGATCAGGGCGAGGCGTTGGTGAGCATTATCGATGCGGATCATCTGGTGGTAATCCGCAATATCGATCTCACCGATTACGGTTATCCGCGCTCCGCGAAACCGCATCATCTGGCGTTTTCGCCGGACGGATTGTACTGGTTTGTCAGTTGCATCGATAATCAGGTGAACAAAGTGCTCAAATTTTCCGTCGCGGACAACCAACTGATGGGCGAATTTTCAACCCCGATTCCCGCACTGCTCGATCATCACCCGACTGAAGATGTGCTGTATATTTCGCGATTCATGGATTTGCAAAATCCCCAAAACGCGATTGCCGCAGCCAACTCCCAAACGATGCAGGGCGCGGATGGCAGCACCGGCACCATTTTGCTGCCGCCCAGTTTGTTCATTCCGCATGCGATGAAGATAAATCATGCAGGAACATATGTTTACACTGCCAGTTTTGCGGAAGATATGTTTCTGGTTGTCAGCAACAGCACCCGCGAATTTGTCGGAGCGGTTTCGTTGGGCAACGATCGCACACCGCTGCAAGTTGCCGTAACACCAGATGACAGTAAAGCGTTTGTCGCCTGCATCGGCACCGGCGAAATTGTGGTGATGGACGTTTCCGATCCCGAAAACAGCACGGTAGAAACAGCCGTTTCCGTTGGCGGCGCACCGTGGCATGGCGTTTTTAATGCGGACGGCAGCAAGTTTTATATCGGCAATTTGATGATGAACAAATTTCACGTCATCAACACCGCCGATTACAGTGTGCAAACCTTCGGCGCCGGAAACGGCTCAGACGGACTGGTGGAGCTGCACGGCGCAGAAATCCATCCGGACGGCAGCCGCGTATTTTTCTCCGGACGCAACACAACCGGCAATTACACTCCGGCATACGATTTTGGCGACAACAGCAAATCCGGCACCGTGGTTGCCATCAACACTGCGGATAACAGCATCGAAAAAGTAATCGAAATCGAGAATTTCGGCTCCGGTTTGCGGATGCTGTCGCGCTAA